The Bdellovibrio bacteriovorus W nucleotide sequence CGTTCAAGTCTGGGATGATACGAAAAAGTCTTAATTGCTTGGTCCCACAAGGATGATTCTATAGAATCATCCTATGAGCAAAGAACATGGTAACTACGTTTTTCTAATGGTTTGTAATGACTTCACAGAAGCAAGAGTCATTAAATCTTACCTTGAATCTCTAAATCTAAATCCGCGTATTAAAGATGAAAACACACGCGGCATTGCCCCCCACTTTGAAAATCTTTTAGGTAAATTAGTCGTGGAGATTCCCGAGTATCAATTTATGGATGCCTCTTTAGCTCTTGAAGAAAAAGAGAAACCTACATTGAAAGTTTCAAACGACGAAACTCAGCTTCAAGAAACTCAAAGCCTTGCCAAGAAATCTCTTTTGAATGCCATCTTAGGCTGTGTTTTTATTCCAGTTATCTGTAACTTTATCTCCATGTCTATGGGATATCGTGTTTTAAAAAATGAAAAACCACTTTCTGCTATCAGTCGCAACAGACTGCTGTGGGCAATTCTTTTTAACTCGATCGCTTTTTTTGCATGGCTAACTTATGGACCGCAAATACTAAAAAAATTCGGCCTTTAATTAAAGTGATAGCGGATTGAAAAGCCCGACGAAATATAATACTGCAAATCCTTACGAACATTATTGTATAGGGCAATAAGGCCCGTATCCAAGATTCGAATATGATAAGTTGCCGACAATGAGTAACGAGGGAAGTAAATAGAGTTACTCACCTCAAATCCCCAGCGTAAAGCAGTCTCATCATAATAACTGTCGTAAGGATATTTTGAAGGTGACTCAAGAAAGTACTTTTTAGAATCTAAGCTATACGTGGCAAAAATACCTACTTCTAGAGGATGGAAGATCTGCTCCTTAAACGTGACGACTTCCCAAGGGGCGTAACGATAAACTAAGTTTGCCTGAGCATAGGTAATGCTTTCATGATTATAGGTTCCGAATGAAAGTTCTCCTTCGTGCTGCCCTTCTGAATAAGCAACGCCGGCTGAATAGCGACCAAAGAAACCATTGGCCCCAAGAGTTCCCAACCACGCCGCAGAACTTGTGCATGACCAAAAAAGTATTAAGCCAATGCTCACTAATTTTTGAGCGTAAGCCATTCTTCTTCTCCGGTTGAAAGTTTCATCTGCAATTGATTGCCCTGAATTTCAATAAGCATCCATCCCGACTCCACTCGGGGGGCTTGAAGTAGTACAGTTCCATTATCCATCAGCAGTCGATACACATGATTATGACCATTGAAGACAACTTGAGTCTTTGGATCCTTAATCACTTCATCAAAGTACTGAGCATCTTGACCAAAGTATCTCTCTTCATCTCTTAGTTCTACATGGGAAAATATAATCACGGGCTTGGAAGATGCACTCACCGTTTGCCTTAACCATTTTGGATCAAAGCTTTCAGGATCTTCTAAATTAGCCGTGTTAAAGAAAATAAACCTCTTTGATGGAGACTCGAAGAAGAAATTATTAAGCCCAAAAACTTTACGAAATAAAGCTGGCCCAGCACCGATAGCATCATGATTCCCTGTCACCGTGAAAGCCGGTGGCTTCAAGGTAATATAAGAGTCTAAGAATTGATCATATTCAAAATTATAACTGCTATTGGTGAAATCTCCGAGATGCACGACAAAATCAAGGTCAGGTGTTTGATTGATCTCGTAAATAACATCATCAAGAGACTTATAATTTTGATGAGAGTCGGTGATAACTGCGAAACGAATCTTCCCATCACCTTCAATAGCACCTAGTTTTTCTAAAGCCTTCGTATTCAGGTTTCGTTCTTGTCGAAGTAAATTATCTGAGTAAGGACTGTCACGAAACGGCGCACAGCCAAGAGTAGCTCCTACGCAAATACACACAAAACTTAAGTTCAAAATAGTTTTAATTGTATTCACAGTAAAATCTCCATCACAAATCCTCCCGTTAAATCGGGCCCGATAGTCGAACGATGTCCCTGTGGGCGAAATGCCTGCTCGCCTTCATAAAACTCTCTGCCAAAGGAGTACCCCAACGCCAAGCCATATTGAGTCTTTTGGGAAAGGGCTCTTCTGAAAGAGATATCTACATACTTGCTATTAACAAAAAATCTCTTCTCATCTTCGATGCGGTTGTGATGCAGATAAGAGCGAGTTGCAAGCCCTGCACGAAAACGCGCCGATAAAACGTCATTGATCTTATGGGAAAATTCCGTATTCAACCCTACCGGAGTCAGGGTTACTTGAGCTCTGATATAGTTTTTAATATCCATATCAACATAGAAAAACGGAAATCCCATAACAATCGCCATTTGTGGATACGGCTTATAAGATACACCCAAAAGTGGGAGCACTTGCCCATTCCAATATCCACGATTTTGAGAAAAGTTAAATCCCGTCACCCACTGATAAGCGCCTCGAGGCTTTAGAGCATAAAAGAGAGAGTGTTCAACCCAAGTGTCACGGGAATTCATATAGGGTTCATCGCTCGCTGAACGATAAGAACCAAAATAATTCAACCATTGTCCATCACCAGGGTGATAGCTCATACCAAATCCTAGTGATTGAGCGCGCAAATCTGAGCCAACTCTGACGTTATCATCCCCAATTGTTATATCGGGACGACCGAGGTCATACCCCTCCAGCTCTCCTTGAAAAGAAGCGGTCCACTTTTCCGACGCCACAATAGG carries:
- a CDS encoding phosphohydrolase (COG1409 Predicted phosphohydrolases); the protein is MNTIKTILNLSFVCICVGATLGCAPFRDSPYSDNLLRQERNLNTKALEKLGAIEGDGKIRFAVITDSHQNYKSLDDVIYEINQTPDLDFVVHLGDFTNSSYNFEYDQFLDSYITLKPPAFTVTGNHDAIGAGPALFRKVFGLNNFFFESPSKRFIFFNTANLEDPESFDPKWLRQTVSASSKPVIIFSHVELRDEERYFGQDAQYFDEVIKDPKTQVVFNGHNHVYRLLMDNGTVLLQAPRVESGWMLIEIQGNQLQMKLSTGEEEWLTLKN
- a CDS encoding hypothetical protein (COG1958 Small nuclear ribonucleoprotein (snRNP) homolog), encoding MFKYLVILFLSSVAKAAPLGTIPQVQEGPARLEIEYLTDLWTEPNENKENPVRLYNLNLKMPIVASEKWTASFQGELEGYDLGRPDITIGDDNVRVGSDLRAQSLGFGMSYHPGDGQWLNYFGSYRSASDEPYMNSRDTWVEHSLFYALKPRGAYQWVTGFNFSQNRGYWNGQVLPLLGVSYKPYPQMAIVMGFPFFYVDMDIKNYIRAQVTLTPVGLNTEFSHKINDVLSARFRAGLATRSYLHHNRIEDEKRFFVNSKYVDISFRRALSQKTQYGLALGYSFGREFYEGEQAFRPQGHRSTIGPDLTGGFVMEILL